A DNA window from Thermodesulfobacteriota bacterium contains the following coding sequences:
- the serC gene encoding 3-phosphoserine/phosphohydroxythreonine transaminase gives MNRKINFNAGPAALPLPALERAREELLDFAGSGMSVMEHSHRGKEYEAVHDEAIALVRELLSVPESYEVLLLQGGATTLFAQIPLNLLDKGKSAQYLVTGAWGEKAVGEAKSVAGLTGAAVSVQSLGEGEGKEKRYTRVPGASGTNVDPASAYFHITSNETIHGVQFNADGSRPFPDTASVPLVADMSSDFLWRPFDITRFGLAYAGAQKNIGPSGVVIVVVSKELIEKGRKDIPKIWQFRTHAENKSLYNTPPTFGVYMVRNVLSWLKGQGGLPKIEEANRKKAARLYGVIDANPGFYRSPVEKESRSMMNVVYRLPSPELEEQFIAEAKKRGMVGLKGHRSVGGIRASIYNAASYEWVDSLAGFMEEFMSSVG, from the coding sequence ATGAACCGCAAGATCAATTTCAACGCCGGACCGGCGGCGCTTCCGCTGCCCGCATTGGAGCGCGCGCGTGAGGAGCTGCTCGACTTCGCTGGAAGCGGCATGTCGGTGATGGAGCACAGCCACCGGGGCAAGGAATACGAGGCCGTCCACGACGAGGCCATCGCCCTGGTCCGGGAGCTCCTCTCCGTTCCCGAGAGCTACGAGGTCCTGCTGCTCCAGGGAGGGGCCACCACGCTGTTCGCGCAGATCCCACTGAACCTGCTCGACAAGGGGAAGAGCGCGCAGTACCTCGTCACGGGCGCCTGGGGCGAAAAGGCGGTCGGCGAGGCGAAGTCCGTCGCCGGGCTGACCGGAGCGGCCGTTTCCGTCCAGAGCCTCGGCGAGGGGGAAGGCAAGGAGAAGAGATACACCCGTGTGCCCGGCGCCTCCGGGACGAACGTCGATCCGGCCTCCGCCTATTTTCACATCACCTCGAACGAGACCATCCACGGAGTCCAGTTCAACGCCGACGGCTCCCGTCCGTTCCCCGACACGGCTTCCGTGCCGCTCGTGGCCGACATGTCGAGCGATTTCCTCTGGCGGCCGTTCGACATCACCCGGTTCGGCCTGGCGTACGCGGGCGCCCAGAAGAACATCGGACCGTCGGGCGTGGTGATCGTCGTGGTCTCGAAGGAGCTGATCGAGAAGGGGAGGAAGGACATCCCGAAGATCTGGCAGTTCCGCACGCACGCGGAGAACAAGTCGCTCTACAACACCCCTCCGACGTTCGGCGTCTACATGGTCCGCAACGTTTTGTCCTGGCTGAAGGGGCAGGGCGGCCTCCCGAAGATCGAGGAGGCGAACCGGAAAAAGGCGGCGCGCCTCTACGGCGTCATCGACGCCAATCCCGGCTTCTACCGCTCTCCGGTGGAGAAGGAGAGCCGGTCGATGATGAACGTGGTGTACCGCCTCCCGAGCCCGGAGCTCGAGGAGCAGTTCATCGCCGAGGCGAAGAAGCGCGGGATGGTCGGCCTCAAAGGGCACCGCTCCGTGGGCGGGATCCGGGCCTCCATCTACAACGCCGCCTCCTACGAGTGGGTGGACTCCCTGGCGGGCTTCATGGAAGAGTTCATGTCTTCCGTGGGATAA
- a CDS encoding cysteine synthase family protein, which produces MITKLQAQDAARPGAHDLRHALGNTPVVELRTLNPNPRVRILAKLEGNNPGGSVKDRPALYMLSMAEVRGELTREKTILEPTSGNTGIAIAMIGASRGYPVKLVMPACVSLERRAVLSAFGAELVLSPAQEGTDGAIRLAHRILEETPDRYYMPNQYANPDNPLAHYETTGPEILRQTGGEIDCFVAGMGTGGTLMGVSRFLREKAPKAQVVGVEPTLGHRIQGLKNMKEAIVPPIYREESLDWKIVVEDEPAFLTARRLALEEGLFVGMSSGAAVAGAIEVARGMARGTVVVLLPDRGDRYLSTSLFRSTCGKCPP; this is translated from the coding sequence ATGATCACGAAGTTGCAGGCGCAGGACGCGGCCCGGCCCGGCGCGCACGACCTCCGGCATGCATTAGGCAACACCCCCGTCGTCGAGCTGCGGACGCTGAATCCGAATCCGCGGGTTCGAATCCTTGCCAAGCTGGAAGGAAACAACCCCGGCGGCTCGGTCAAGGACCGGCCCGCCCTCTACATGCTCTCCATGGCGGAGGTCCGCGGCGAGCTGACGCGGGAAAAGACGATCCTCGAGCCCACGTCCGGCAACACCGGGATCGCCATCGCAATGATCGGCGCGTCCCGCGGCTACCCGGTAAAGCTGGTCATGCCCGCCTGCGTCAGTCTGGAGCGCCGCGCCGTCCTTTCCGCGTTCGGAGCCGAGCTGGTCCTTTCGCCCGCCCAGGAAGGGACCGACGGGGCGATCCGTCTCGCCCACCGGATCCTGGAGGAGACCCCCGACCGGTATTACATGCCGAACCAGTACGCCAACCCGGACAATCCGCTCGCGCACTACGAGACCACGGGGCCGGAGATCCTCCGGCAGACGGGGGGAGAGATCGACTGCTTCGTCGCCGGCATGGGGACGGGCGGCACCCTCATGGGAGTGAGCCGCTTCCTCCGGGAGAAGGCGCCGAAGGCGCAGGTCGTGGGCGTCGAGCCGACGCTCGGCCACCGGATCCAGGGATTGAAGAACATGAAGGAGGCGATCGTACCGCCGATCTACCGCGAAGAGAGCCTCGACTGGAAAATCGTCGTCGAGGACGAGCCGGCCTTCCTGACCGCGAGGCGCCTCGCCCTCGAGGAGGGGCTGTTCGTGGGAATGTCGAGCGGCGCCGCGGTCGCCGGGGCGATCGAGGTCGCCCGGGGCATGGCGCGCGGCACGGTCGTCGTCCTGCTGCCCGACCGCGGAGACCGCTACCTCAGTACCTCCCTGTTCCGCTCCACCTGCGGGAAGTGCCCCCCGTGA
- a CDS encoding MFS transporter, translated as MTNAAGLLVFLTGINMLNYVDRYVAAAVLEPMGRDMGLSDAQLGWIHPVFIYAYMLAAPVVGTLADRMHRPRLIASGIALWSLATAGAAFAGGFGGLLLSRALVGVGEAAYAALGPALLSDCYAEKDRARVFTWYFMAIPVGSAIGYGLGGLVAQAWGWRASFLVAGLPGLLLAARMWRVADPPRGGMDTMEDRLGGASFSAKLKHLFTNRIWVACTLSYTAYTFAMGALSAWAPTLLQRVHGIGAGRAGIVFGGMAVVTGIAGTFAGGALTSRLQRRWTDAGVWIAGGTLLAAAPVVAWALRAPTPGGTYAAFFLGMLLLFCNTSPVNALTVSCVPGSIRATGLAVNVFLIHLLGDALSPEWVGHRSAGFIEAGMERGEALSRALWIAVPAVAASGAVLICWARGGRREGKNE; from the coding sequence ATGACGAACGCCGCCGGCCTCCTGGTCTTCCTGACGGGCATCAACATGCTCAACTACGTGGACCGCTACGTGGCGGCGGCCGTGCTCGAGCCCATGGGCCGGGACATGGGGCTGAGCGACGCCCAGCTCGGGTGGATCCATCCGGTATTCATCTACGCTTACATGCTGGCGGCGCCCGTCGTCGGGACGCTCGCGGACCGCATGCACCGCCCCCGGCTGATCGCCTCTGGAATCGCATTGTGGAGCCTGGCCACCGCCGGGGCCGCGTTTGCCGGGGGGTTCGGGGGCCTTCTTCTCTCCCGCGCCCTCGTCGGGGTGGGGGAGGCGGCGTATGCCGCGCTGGGACCGGCGCTCCTCTCCGACTGTTACGCCGAAAAGGACAGGGCGAGGGTGTTCACCTGGTACTTCATGGCGATACCGGTCGGAAGCGCCATCGGATACGGGCTGGGGGGGCTCGTCGCACAGGCGTGGGGCTGGCGCGCGTCGTTCCTTGTCGCCGGACTCCCGGGCCTCCTCCTGGCGGCGCGCATGTGGCGGGTCGCCGATCCGCCGCGGGGCGGCATGGACACGATGGAAGACCGCCTCGGGGGAGCTTCCTTTTCCGCGAAGCTGAAACACCTGTTCACCAACCGGATCTGGGTGGCGTGCACCCTGTCCTACACCGCCTATACCTTCGCCATGGGGGCGCTGAGCGCCTGGGCCCCGACGCTCCTCCAGCGGGTCCACGGGATCGGCGCGGGGAGGGCGGGGATCGTGTTCGGGGGGATGGCCGTCGTCACCGGGATCGCGGGCACGTTCGCGGGAGGCGCGCTGACCTCCCGGCTGCAGAGGCGTTGGACCGACGCGGGCGTGTGGATCGCGGGGGGGACCCTGCTCGCGGCCGCCCCGGTGGTGGCCTGGGCGCTTCGCGCCCCGACGCCCGGCGGGACATACGCGGCGTTCTTCCTGGGGATGCTGCTCCTTTTCTGCAACACAAGCCCGGTGAATGCGCTGACGGTGAGCTGCGTCCCGGGGAGCATCCGGGCGACGGGTCTCGCCGTCAACGTTTTCCTGATCCACCTGCTGGGAGACGCGTTGAGCCCGGAATGGGTGGGGCACAGGAGCGCGGGATTCATCGAGGCCGGCATGGAACGGGGCGAAGCGCTTTCCAGGGCCTTGTGGATCGCCGTGCCCGCCGTCGCCGCAAGCGGAGCCGTGCTGATCTGTTGGGCGAGGGGGGGGCGGCGCGAGGGGAAAAACGAATAG
- a CDS encoding OmpA family protein, translating to MTRAGGSAEMLPRARSFRLLAACLFAITVVPGCASAPPTLPSRTPDTIVLLPDASGKTGAIVVSGGGKDLVLSETRQAVVVGENSAPGAPFIMQDNEVASIAGAALNALPPPPKQFILHFEHGTATLTGPSRGLMLQVVRTIKAMAPVDISVVGHTDTVGDRQYNYKLSRKRAQTVADLLVAAGVEESILEITSHGKDNPLIPTGDQVSEPRNRRVEVTIR from the coding sequence ATGACGCGCGCGGGCGGCAGCGCGGAAATGCTCCCAAGGGCGCGGAGCTTCCGCCTCCTCGCCGCATGCCTGTTCGCCATCACTGTCGTCCCCGGATGCGCTTCGGCGCCGCCCACCCTGCCTTCCCGGACTCCGGACACGATCGTTCTCCTTCCCGACGCGTCGGGGAAGACCGGCGCCATCGTCGTGTCCGGCGGCGGGAAGGACCTCGTGCTCTCGGAAACCCGGCAGGCGGTGGTCGTCGGGGAGAACTCCGCCCCCGGCGCCCCGTTCATCATGCAGGACAACGAGGTGGCGTCCATCGCGGGAGCCGCGCTCAACGCGCTTCCGCCGCCGCCGAAGCAGTTCATCCTCCATTTCGAGCACGGGACCGCGACGCTCACCGGTCCGTCCAGGGGGCTGATGCTCCAGGTCGTGCGGACGATCAAGGCGATGGCCCCGGTGGACATCAGCGTCGTCGGACACACGGACACCGTGGGGGACCGGCAGTACAACTACAAGCTCTCCCGCAAGCGGGCACAGACCGTGGCCGACCTGCTTGTCGCCGCAGGCGTGGAGGAATCCATCCTGGAGATCACTTCGCACGGAAAGGACAACCCCCTGATCCCCACCGGCGACCAGGTCTCCGAGCCCCGGAACCGCCGCGTCGAAGTGACGATCCGATAG
- a CDS encoding ABC transporter ATP-binding protein, with product MPEAVTGRESAGADAPVFRARGVTKIYDMGEVKVPALRGVDLDLYPGELVVLLGPSGSGKSTLLNILGGLDTVTGGTVEYRGRDLTRATEKELTEYRRGHVGFVFQFYNLIPSLTALENISVVTEIAADPMRPEEALALVGLAERAGHFPAQLSGGEQQRVAIARAVAKRPLVMLCDEPTGALDAATGIVVLEALERVNRELGATMALITHNADIAGMADRVIRLGSGAIQSVVRNESRKSPRDMRW from the coding sequence ATGCCGGAGGCCGTCACGGGCAGGGAGAGCGCGGGCGCGGACGCCCCCGTGTTTCGGGCGCGCGGCGTCACGAAGATCTACGACATGGGAGAGGTCAAGGTCCCCGCGCTCCGCGGGGTGGACCTCGACCTCTATCCCGGCGAACTCGTTGTCCTCCTCGGCCCGTCCGGAAGCGGAAAGTCGACCCTCCTCAACATTCTCGGCGGGCTGGATACCGTGACCGGCGGAACGGTCGAGTACCGTGGAAGGGACCTGACGCGCGCCACGGAGAAGGAGCTCACGGAGTACCGGAGGGGCCACGTCGGTTTCGTCTTCCAGTTCTACAACCTCATCCCCAGCCTGACCGCGCTCGAGAACATCTCCGTCGTGACGGAAATCGCCGCCGACCCGATGCGTCCGGAGGAAGCGCTGGCGCTGGTCGGACTCGCGGAACGCGCGGGACACTTTCCCGCGCAGTTGTCGGGGGGAGAGCAGCAGCGGGTCGCCATCGCACGGGCCGTCGCGAAGCGGCCGCTGGTGATGCTCTGCGACGAGCCCACCGGCGCCCTCGACGCCGCCACGGGGATCGTCGTCCTCGAGGCGCTGGAGCGGGTCAACCGGGAGCTGGGCGCGACCATGGCGCTGATCACCCACAACGCGGACATCGCCGGGATGGCCGACCGGGTGATCCGGCTCGGATCAGGCGCCATCCAGTCCGTCGTCCGGAACGAGTCCAGGAAATCTCCCCGGGACATGCGCTGGTGA
- a CDS encoding phosphatase PAP2 family protein, translated as MTKPMHPLTRATLLGLPVALPAAAVCVAYLDEPLALAIDGFRRSSPFLNRYTDDLPDLLLPFVLILSAWMWTAWFLRVRRGFRDERAAFYRFAGTVLPAAHVAKAAFKTLFGRVETRAWLRDPLPDGFHWFNSGNGHSGFPSGHMTVIAAVAAACWIHFPEHRPLLIFAPLLLGAALVVTNYHFLGDVVAGGYLGLAVAAAIRRALERYDSRAER; from the coding sequence ATGACGAAGCCGATGCATCCCCTGACGAGGGCGACCCTCCTGGGCCTTCCCGTCGCCCTTCCCGCCGCCGCCGTCTGCGTCGCATACCTCGACGAGCCGCTCGCCCTGGCGATCGACGGCTTCCGGCGATCCAGCCCCTTCCTCAACAGATATACCGACGATCTCCCGGACCTTCTTCTTCCCTTCGTCCTCATCTTGTCGGCCTGGATGTGGACCGCATGGTTCCTCCGGGTCCGCAGGGGGTTCCGGGACGAAAGGGCCGCGTTCTACCGGTTCGCGGGGACCGTCCTCCCGGCCGCGCACGTCGCGAAGGCGGCGTTCAAGACCCTCTTCGGGCGGGTCGAAACGCGCGCCTGGCTGAGGGATCCGCTGCCCGACGGCTTCCACTGGTTCAATTCCGGGAACGGGCACAGCGGCTTCCCTTCCGGGCACATGACGGTGATCGCCGCCGTCGCGGCCGCGTGCTGGATCCATTTCCCGGAGCACCGCCCGCTCCTGATTTTCGCCCCGCTGCTTCTCGGCGCGGCGCTGGTCGTGACGAACTACCATTTCCTCGGCGACGTCGTCGCGGGGGGGTATCTCGGCCTGGCGGTCGCAGCGGCAATCCGCCGGGCGTTGGAGCGATATGATTCCAGGGCCGAACGTTAG
- a CDS encoding FecR domain-containing protein, whose amino-acid sequence MRKAIRLAALIGYSLAAALLLPPIPAVAAGEPVGFIKNAAGSAFVVRDGERLPAGIGTKLQVGDTLVTGEDGSLGAIFRDDSTLSLGPGSSVVVRNFEFQPDQGKFGLFIRITRGSLAYLSGLIGKLSPESARFETPTTTIGIRGTHFAVKTGEPIAR is encoded by the coding sequence ATGAGGAAGGCCATCCGTCTCGCCGCCTTGATCGGATATTCGCTGGCCGCTGCGCTCCTCCTGCCGCCCATCCCGGCGGTTGCGGCCGGGGAGCCCGTCGGTTTCATAAAGAACGCCGCGGGTTCGGCGTTCGTGGTGCGCGACGGGGAACGCCTCCCCGCGGGCATCGGGACGAAACTCCAGGTCGGCGATACCCTCGTTACCGGGGAGGACGGATCCCTGGGAGCGATCTTCCGGGACGACTCCACCCTCTCGCTGGGGCCGGGAAGCAGCGTGGTCGTCCGGAACTTCGAATTCCAGCCCGATCAAGGGAAGTTCGGCCTCTTCATCCGCATCACCCGGGGCTCCCTCGCGTACCTCTCGGGGCTGATCGGCAAACTCTCCCCCGAATCGGCCCGCTTCGAAACTCCCACGACCACCATCGGCATCCGGGGAACCCACTTCGCCGTGAAGACCGGGGAGCCGATCGCAAGATGA
- a CDS encoding FtsX-like permease family protein — MKALDRKLFRDLWGMKGQALAIAMVIVSGVATLVISLSTLDSLRESRAAFYRDYRFAELFASLKRAPESLAEAIRAVPGLDRLETRVVAAGNLDVPGFPEPVRAMMISVPGGREPALNALHLKEGRSVAAGADDEAVVSDVFAIAHSLNPGDRIGAVVNGKRKELRIVGIGVSPEFVYQLAPGSILPDSKRFGLLWLDREGLAAAYGMEGAFNDIVATLSPGASQGDVLRRLDALIASYGGLGAYGRDDQVSHRYLSEEFRGLENMASIFPVIFLGVAAFLLNVSVNRLVSLQRDQVGTLKAFGWSDASIGAHYVKLVALIVLAGVAGGLAAGAWLGRGMTRMYMEFYRFPELRYELRPSVAAVAVLVSGGAALLGAFQAVRKATLLPPAEAMRAEPPERYRVTFLERLGLRRFLSQPARMIARNMGRRPVKTSLSILGIGLSCGILVLSGVQGDAIHYLVDVQFRLAQREDLTVAFVEPAASRALYSLEALPGVRLGEPYRTVAARIRSGPRERRLAIQGLRQEGRLHRVLDTRLRPLRMPDSGVVFTDYLAGLLGVRPGDRVTVEILEGKRRVLEIPVAGLVPEYVGVNAYMEMDALNRLLGEGDVISGAYLSVDRAERALVYDALKRMPAVAGTMAQEDAIRTFYETMGGTFLLFTLVITALAGSVAVGVVYNSARIALSERARELASLRVLGFTRGEISFILLGELGALVAAGIPLGFLLGEGMARYIADELKSDLFRVPFVMEPSTYGFAAAVVVASAVLSGLLVRRRLDRLDLVAVLKTRE, encoded by the coding sequence GTGAAGGCGCTGGACAGGAAGCTGTTCCGGGACCTGTGGGGGATGAAGGGGCAGGCGCTGGCGATCGCCATGGTCATCGTGAGCGGGGTGGCCACCCTCGTCATTTCCCTGAGCACGCTGGATTCGTTGAGGGAGTCGCGCGCCGCGTTCTACCGGGACTACCGGTTCGCCGAGCTGTTCGCGTCGCTGAAGCGCGCGCCGGAGTCGCTCGCGGAGGCGATCCGGGCCGTCCCGGGGCTGGACCGGCTGGAGACGCGCGTCGTGGCGGCGGGGAACCTCGACGTGCCCGGCTTCCCGGAGCCCGTCCGGGCGATGATGATCTCCGTTCCGGGGGGGAGGGAGCCGGCTCTCAACGCCCTGCATCTCAAGGAAGGGCGCTCCGTGGCGGCGGGCGCGGACGACGAGGCGGTGGTTAGCGACGTCTTCGCCATCGCGCACTCGCTGAATCCGGGAGACCGCATCGGCGCGGTCGTCAACGGGAAGCGGAAGGAATTGCGGATCGTCGGCATCGGCGTCTCCCCGGAGTTCGTCTACCAGCTTGCCCCCGGATCGATCCTGCCCGACTCGAAGCGGTTCGGGCTGCTATGGCTGGACCGGGAGGGGCTGGCCGCCGCGTACGGCATGGAAGGCGCGTTCAACGACATCGTGGCGACGCTGTCCCCGGGCGCATCGCAGGGGGACGTCCTCCGTCGGCTCGACGCTCTGATCGCATCCTACGGGGGGCTGGGCGCCTACGGCCGCGACGACCAGGTTTCCCACCGCTACCTTTCGGAGGAATTCCGGGGGCTGGAGAACATGGCCTCGATCTTCCCCGTCATCTTCCTCGGGGTGGCCGCCTTCCTGCTGAACGTTTCCGTGAATCGGCTGGTCAGCCTCCAGCGGGACCAGGTCGGGACGCTCAAGGCATTCGGCTGGAGCGACGCCTCCATCGGGGCGCACTACGTGAAGCTGGTCGCCCTGATCGTCCTTGCGGGGGTCGCAGGCGGGCTTGCGGCCGGGGCGTGGCTCGGCAGGGGGATGACCCGGATGTACATGGAATTCTACAGATTCCCCGAGCTCCGTTACGAGCTGCGCCCTTCCGTGGCGGCGGTCGCGGTCCTGGTCAGCGGCGGAGCGGCGCTGCTGGGGGCGTTCCAGGCCGTGAGGAAGGCGACCCTCCTCCCCCCGGCGGAGGCCATGCGGGCCGAGCCGCCGGAGAGGTACCGTGTGACGTTCCTGGAGCGGCTGGGATTGAGGCGCTTCCTTTCCCAGCCCGCCCGCATGATCGCCCGGAACATGGGGAGGCGTCCGGTGAAGACCTCCCTCTCGATCCTCGGCATCGGCCTGTCCTGCGGCATCCTCGTCCTGTCGGGGGTGCAGGGCGACGCGATCCATTACCTGGTCGACGTCCAGTTCCGCCTGGCCCAGCGGGAGGACCTGACCGTCGCTTTCGTCGAGCCCGCCGCCTCGCGGGCTCTTTATTCGCTGGAAGCCCTGCCGGGAGTCCGTCTCGGCGAGCCGTACCGGACGGTCGCCGCCCGGATCCGGTCCGGCCCGCGGGAGCGGCGTCTCGCGATCCAGGGGCTCCGGCAGGAGGGACGCCTCCACCGGGTCCTGGACACGCGGCTTCGACCGCTGCGGATGCCCGATTCCGGAGTCGTCTTTACGGATTACCTCGCCGGCCTCCTCGGCGTCCGTCCGGGGGACCGGGTGACGGTGGAGATCCTGGAGGGAAAGCGGCGGGTGCTCGAGATCCCCGTCGCCGGGCTGGTCCCCGAGTACGTCGGGGTCAACGCGTACATGGAGATGGACGCCCTCAACCGGCTGCTGGGAGAGGGGGACGTGATCTCGGGGGCCTACCTGTCGGTGGACCGGGCGGAACGCGCCTTGGTGTACGATGCACTCAAGCGGATGCCCGCGGTGGCTGGCACGATGGCCCAGGAGGACGCGATCCGGACCTTTTACGAGACGATGGGGGGGACGTTCCTCCTGTTCACCCTCGTCATAACGGCGCTGGCCGGGAGCGTCGCGGTCGGCGTGGTGTACAACAGCGCAAGGATCGCCCTTTCCGAACGCGCCAGGGAGCTCGCCAGCCTGCGGGTCCTGGGATTCACGCGGGGAGAGATCTCGTTCATCCTGCTCGGAGAGCTCGGCGCGCTCGTCGCCGCCGGGATCCCCCTCGGGTTCCTCCTGGGGGAGGGGATGGCGAGGTACATTGCGGATGAGCTGAAATCCGACCTGTTCCGGGTCCCTTTCGTTATGGAGCCGTCCACGTACGGCTTCGCCGCCGCCGTAGTCGTCGCATCCGCGGTCCTGTCCGGCCTCCTGGTGCGCCGCCGCCTCGACCGGCTCGACCTCGTGGCCGTGCTGAAGACAAGGGAGTGA
- a CDS encoding tetratricopeptide repeat protein, with the protein MDPEALADAYAKEGDALLAKRKTAEAIALYDRAIEVHPESCEAWTRKAVALKAMGRFRESLECVERALEIYQDPIAEELRDSLRPDADRG; encoded by the coding sequence ATGGACCCCGAAGCGCTTGCCGATGCTTATGCGAAGGAAGGGGACGCGCTCCTTGCGAAGCGGAAGACGGCCGAGGCCATTGCGCTCTACGACCGGGCAATCGAGGTGCACCCGGAGAGCTGCGAGGCCTGGACCCGCAAGGCCGTCGCCCTGAAGGCGATGGGGAGATTCCGGGAATCCCTCGAGTGCGTGGAGAGGGCCCTGGAGATCTACCAGGACCCTATCGCGGAGGAACTGCGGGACTCCTTGAGGCCCGACGCGGACCGGGGCTGA
- a CDS encoding CHASE2 domain-containing protein, whose amino-acid sequence MTGNRSLPILVVGFLLTLAMAALSVWPPQLFLYLDGKIYDSFLRSAPRSPVSGSVAIVDLDEASIAAYGQWPWPRYRVARLLEEIRRAGASAVGLDMLFAEPDRTSLASLSGEIRRDLGVGISLEGMPVEALDSDRTLAAVLARGPFVLGYQFDFDAPRGERCVLHPLPAAVRSAKDAAGPANLFDAMGVVCNLPVLARAAASSGFFNVTPDSDGVVRRVPLVIRHRDAYYPSLALAVYRKTLGGDVVLEAGAGGIESILLGGNRIPLDPRGNLLVNYRGSRRAFPHIPAASLLDGTADAAALRGKVVLVGTTSAGLHEIRTTPLEAAQPGVEIHASAIENLIASDPISSPRWIRGLMALLVLLVGVLLTLVLARGTAAWSLAIVVPAAAGVWAGSWWLLAHSQLFLSPLVPTATLGSVFTLLTSIRYLETEREVRERTRKLSLTQDAVIQSLAALAETRHHETGGHIQRTRHYMRTLALRLKDHPRFRAYLDDDAIDLLFRLAPLHDIGKVGVPDHILLKPARLTVEEFEEMKKHTLYGSETIRLARNFLGEDSFLQVADEIALNHHERWDGTGYPRGLKGDAIPIPGRLMAAADSYDAIISPRLYKPAISHEEAIAIIRGLKGVYFDPDVVDAFLSAGDEFAEIASRFASGGGVEPEPPKGYQSAIM is encoded by the coding sequence ATGACCGGTAACCGCTCCCTTCCCATTCTGGTCGTCGGCTTCCTCCTGACCCTTGCGATGGCCGCCCTGAGCGTCTGGCCGCCGCAGCTCTTCCTGTACCTGGACGGCAAGATCTACGACTCCTTCCTCCGGTCCGCGCCGCGGAGCCCCGTTTCGGGCTCCGTGGCGATCGTGGACCTCGACGAGGCCAGCATCGCCGCTTACGGCCAATGGCCCTGGCCCCGCTACCGCGTCGCGCGGCTCCTCGAGGAGATCCGGCGCGCTGGAGCCTCCGCCGTGGGGCTCGACATGCTCTTCGCGGAACCCGACCGCACCTCGCTTGCGTCCCTTTCCGGCGAGATCCGCCGCGACCTCGGCGTCGGCATCTCCCTGGAAGGGATGCCCGTCGAAGCCCTCGATTCCGACCGGACCCTCGCGGCCGTGCTGGCGCGGGGTCCCTTCGTCCTCGGCTACCAGTTCGATTTCGACGCCCCCCGCGGCGAGCGCTGCGTCCTGCACCCGCTTCCCGCCGCGGTCCGGTCCGCGAAGGACGCGGCCGGGCCGGCGAACCTCTTCGATGCCATGGGAGTCGTCTGCAACCTCCCCGTGCTGGCGCGGGCGGCGGCCTCTTCCGGTTTCTTCAACGTCACCCCCGACTCGGACGGCGTGGTCCGGCGCGTCCCCCTGGTGATCCGGCACCGGGACGCGTATTACCCGAGCCTCGCCCTGGCCGTCTACCGGAAGACGCTGGGCGGCGACGTCGTCCTCGAAGCGGGGGCGGGAGGGATCGAGTCCATCCTTCTCGGGGGGAACAGGATCCCCCTCGACCCGCGCGGCAACCTCCTCGTGAACTACCGCGGCAGCCGCCGCGCGTTCCCCCACATCCCGGCGGCCTCCCTGCTGGACGGAACCGCGGACGCGGCCGCGCTCCGCGGGAAAGTGGTCCTCGTGGGAACGACCTCGGCGGGGCTCCACGAGATCCGGACCACGCCGCTCGAAGCCGCGCAGCCCGGTGTGGAGATCCACGCCTCGGCCATCGAGAACCTGATCGCATCCGACCCGATCTCGAGCCCCCGCTGGATCCGCGGGCTCATGGCGCTGCTGGTCCTCCTCGTCGGCGTCCTCCTGACGCTCGTCCTGGCCCGCGGGACGGCCGCATGGAGCCTGGCGATCGTCGTGCCGGCCGCCGCCGGCGTCTGGGCGGGCTCCTGGTGGCTCCTCGCCCATTCCCAACTGTTCCTGTCCCCGCTCGTTCCGACGGCCACCCTCGGGTCCGTCTTCACGCTGCTCACCTCGATCCGCTACCTCGAAACCGAACGGGAGGTCCGGGAGCGGACGCGGAAGCTGTCGCTGACGCAGGACGCCGTCATCCAGAGCCTGGCCGCGCTTGCGGAAACGCGGCACCACGAGACCGGGGGGCACATCCAGCGGACCCGTCACTACATGCGCACGCTCGCGCTCCGCCTGAAGGACCACCCCCGCTTCCGCGCCTACCTGGACGACGACGCGATCGACCTGCTGTTCCGCCTCGCCCCGCTGCACGATATCGGGAAGGTCGGCGTCCCCGACCACATCCTCCTCAAGCCGGCCCGCCTCACGGTGGAGGAATTCGAGGAGATGAAGAAGCACACCCTGTACGGCTCGGAGACGATCCGGTTGGCAAGGAACTTCCTGGGAGAGGATTCGTTCCTCCAGGTGGCCGACGAGATCGCGTTGAACCACCACGAACGGTGGGACGGAACCGGTTATCCGCGCGGGCTGAAGGGGGACGCGATCCCCATCCCCGGCCGCCTGATGGCGGCGGCGGACTCCTACGACGCCATCATCAGCCCGCGGCTGTACAAGCCCGCGATCTCCCACGAGGAGGCGATCGCCATCATCCGCGGCCTCAAGGGGGTCTACTTCGATCCCGACGTGGTCGACGCGTTCCTGTCCGCGGGCGACGAATTCGCGGAGATCGCCTCCCGGTTCGCCAGCGGCGGGGGCGTGGAGCCCGAACCGCCGAAAGGATACCAATCTGCTATAATGTGA